The Pongo abelii isolate AG06213 chromosome 19, NHGRI_mPonAbe1-v2.0_pri, whole genome shotgun sequence genome includes the window TGTGGTCCTTAGCGAAATGCGGTCTTCTGTGTGATGTGGAATTCGCACCTGTATTTTAGAAGATGGTATGGTTTCTCCcttgtttgtattttaataaaaacaactgCTCTAATTGATATGTTTAGACATTATAAAGctttacctttaaaatattttcagggtTTCTGAAATCACCCCTTGTTAAACTTCCCTAACCAAAATACAAGTGTAGAAGAATGTCAGGCTACTAAGCCTTTTCTTGGTCTTGTATTTGTTGGGTTGATTTCACATAGATCCAAGTCACTAGGATGAACAGGGACCCATGCGCTTAAGATTACAAAGGTGTTCAGCTTCCCACGTGCGAAGAACTCTTAGTTACAGCCCCGTAGTGCTGCTTGCCAGGAGTTCTACAGGTAATTTTCATTAATTACCAAGAACATCTGTCACCAGGTGTCTTCTTGCCCTACGACAATGGTTATTTGGGGGCTCTTATTCAGAAACTCCCAGACTCAAAGCTGAGCCTCATACTAAAGCAGCCAGAGCctccctggatttttttttttttttttttttttgatcttacAGCATTTGTTGGTTCCTCTGATTTTCCATAGaaactattaataatttttttcattttaatttttctagagaATAATGATGCATGTTTATAACAGTGGGCAGCCACGGGTATAAAGCAATAAAAGGTAGAATTTAGATGGAAAAAAACCATTGCCACAAACCAGGTAAAATGTGGAGGACATTTGTCTAAATATGTAGCTACTGGCCTATGTATGGCTTCCTGCCAAAACTGACCCAAAAAATCTAGAAAACTAGTCCTCTGGTGAGCAAGCTACAACCTCCCTGACAAATGGAGCCAAAGAAAGAGCAGTGCCGCAGCGGGTTCCCATCACACGGGCAGATGCCCAGGATGCCCTCCATCCAGAAGAAAGGCACACCCTAGGACAGTGGTTACTTGGGGGCACGTGGAAAGTGCCCAGGAGTGTCCCAGGGGCGAGCTCATTCACCTTCTACCATGTATCTGATGAGCGGTGCTGCCCATTTTATCAGGAGCAGTGAACTGGTGACATTCCCAAAGTCAGTTAAACAAAGGCAGCCATTGTTGTTATTTGCTTATCGCTCATACTGAGGTTTGGTTTAGGGCATTTTCGTATGTGGTAATAGTCAAGCAGAGGCATCTTTTATTGAAAACCAGTTTCTCTGATGGAGGACAGGCTGCTTCAGGGCGCTCCACTAACCAACAGGAAACCAAAACCAGCACCCCTGATCAGAGCATGCACTATTATCATCTCCCACCGGCCCAGCACTGGGGACGGTGTGTCTGCCCGTCCACCAGGATGTGACGTGCCGACAGGACTCTGCTGGGATGTGTATTTTAAGTCGTGTTCACAACTGTCACAGGAGCCACATTTCAGCAGTTACTGGAGAGCACCTTTTTTCCAtcgacacacacacaccccgaaATTATTAGTAAAAATTCTAATATGTTAAGCATatagatttattaaaaataatgctaataTAATCCTGGGCACATGGATTCCAAGAGAGTTTTTGCAGCAGATTTCATTATAGTTAACTTAACAGCTAAATAATAAGGgtgtatttattttaacttacAGAGTCACTAAATAatagagggaaaggaaagagtaGGGCTAATCCAGTAGAGACTGAAGCTGGTATCAACCTTCCCTAAGCATCTGTCTGGTCAGCAGCCTGGGGCAAAGCTTGTCTCTAAAGGGTTAATGAGGCCCCAAAGTGATTTTTGCACTGAGCTCCTCCTGCACCTACCAAGGTGCCAAAGGCATGAGATTCAGAAGAGAGCAGAACCAGTTTATTAAACTGTTCAAATTGGTAAAAATGATTAAAAGCTAAAGATTTTCATAAACACTATtccaaaatgttaattttaaaaatgtgactagCAATGTGTGCATTCCCTTTATGTCCCCTCCCTCCCtatctcttaaaataaatttgaacacCCAGTGTAAAAAACACTTGAGGGAGAACCAGAAGTCAGCCATTTGAGAAGAGAGTGGAGAGGGAGCAGACGGCGGGCAGCAGATGCCGGCCCCGCTCGGGCTGCTGACGCAGGCTTCGGTGGCACTAAATCCCCCAGTAAGGCATCAGGTGTCGGGACTCCTTCTCATAGACGTCGGGAACTATGCCATAAGGTGTCTGTACCATTTTAACTGTGGACTTCCCAAAGAGCTGGCGCTCGTAGTCTATCAGTTGCCTCCAGAAGCCTACGTTGGGCCTGATGACAGGTCGCCGGGCTTTCACCCAGTTGTACGCCTCCAGCAGGCACACGTTGTGGAATTTCATCAGATATGCGATACACAGCGTGGCTGAGCGGCTCACCCCTGCAGCACAGTGCACCAAGGTGGCCCCGTGCTTCCTGCTCACACTGTGGATCTTGTCAGCCACGGTGTCAAAGTACAGTCCAATGGGGGCGTGCGGCATGTCAGCCAGAGGCACTTTAACATACTCAAATTGGGGCCAGTTGAAATTAGGGATCTCAATGGTAGCATTAACAATGCAGGTGATGCCACGAGCCTGGAGGAGGTGCCGATTGGAGGCCACACTGCCTCTGCCCAGGAATAGAGAGGAGGTGATTTGAGCAATGCCTCCTATGTCTCCCTCGGAAATCATCCGAGGGGCCATGAGAGTCCTTGGTAGCGTGCTGTGACCTCTGGAGCTCATGAAGACGCCAGCAGTCACACTTGCATCGTTGGGGGCAAGACCAGagtgttttattttcctccacCAAGGAATCCAAAATTACAGTCTCCTTCCTGCAAAATACAGGTATGTGTCAGTACTTAAAATGCTACTGATTCATCACAGCCTTCTGTCACGTTTGTCAAATGGGAAgattagagggtttttttttttttaataatacagtACAATCTTTCAAGTATACAGAC containing:
- the DUSP14 gene encoding dual specificity protein phosphatase 14, which encodes MSSRGHSTLPRTLMAPRMISEGDIGGIAQITSSLFLGRGSVASNRHLLQARGITCIVNATIEIPNFNWPQFEYVKVPLADMPHAPIGLYFDTVADKIHSVSRKHGATLVHCAAGVSRSATLCIAYLMKFHNVCLLEAYNWVKARRPVIRPNVGFWRQLIDYERQLFGKSTVKMVQTPYGIVPDVYEKESRHLMPYWGI